The sequence gaacacgttgtagccgcgtccttcgcaattcagctcttagctgcgagtaaggatgattagcccccccccaaaaaaaattattattatcattatttatggGTAAACCAAAGTtaccattctccacttactgtGCAGGTGCCagatttctgtgctagctgtgtaagtgaagaatgccctaacctgtgaaatacgcttgacataagcCCAAAATTCCCAGCTTCAGTAAGCGCCAATTGTTTGCTTTTGgagtcatgaaattggaccctgatggCTCAAGAAATAGTTCTACAGTTGCAACCAACTAAGCAATCATGTGCGCCCGCAGGTCGGATCCCCAGCCGGCGTCTCCAATCTGCCCTGTCCTTAATGCAGTCAGCCAACTCTGTTGTGGTCTCTGCCCCAGCATCTCTCCTCCTTAACCGATCATATCAATTTGTTCTTATTcatttttggttgtttaccccatagagttatatataacaaCTAGTTGACAAAACTAGCAtcccacagcgtgtgtttgtgcgaccattttgtaagttgaacaaacagcatcgcatgagcgttcaataaaaaaaacctcacgtgtatttcatattcaacgcgcgtgcagaatgacgcgcttgtcatcttgcgatCCCGTAgcatttgtgcaagcagcatcaccagtgcgccctctagttcttatatataactctatggtttacCCAtacattttgttcttgtttgtatCCAGCCAATATCGACCCTACAAGACGCTACCTGTACCTTCAGATTCTCAGCGGCAAAGCCTTCTTGGAGCATCTCCAAGAGCCTGAGCCACTTCCTGGCCAGACCACCTCTACCTTTGTGTTACACATCAACTTCCGTGGCCAACGCTTCCGATCCAGACCCGTGCCTTGTGCATGTGATCCAGATTTCCGAGAGGGGTTCTTGTTAGAACTTCATAAGGAAAGTGGAGGTAGGTAACTGCTGGTTTGTcgatttgtttgggtttttttttctgattaatCACCAAACACATGGCCAAACGGCCACTCAAAGTGAGGGCTCTAATGAAAAAAGTagttaagcacaaaacaatttcgCTTGCCAGAATAAAGTCACAAGCCTAAggaccatgtcacatgtactatttgtaactggtattcctgctttttttttgccaagCAGAAAAATTGTTACGCAATATTTTGCTGCtttagcagctcaatgaaattaggCCAACATTATGGAGTCGCATGTGTTTTGGCAATTTGTTGCAGTAAAAGTAAATCTGGTCCGATCCACCTTTAACTTGATAAACTGATAATATTTTTCCCCTCATGACTAGGTGATGCTGCCAGAATGCTGGACAGCACATCCATGTTGTCCATCTGTGACCCAGTCCATCTGGTACTGGTTAAAACAGACACTTCGGGGGACACAAGTCTGGTGTCCTCCCACTTGCTGCAATGGCGTACAGTGCTGAGCTCACAGGATGCCAGACAGACTATCCCGGTTGAACTCCTTGGCCTAGGTACAGTAGCTAAAATAACTTCTCCTGAAAAtcactagagcaagctagttgaatcgttgagaccaattaagaactcactgtGCCATAGTGAAGTTAAAATTTAAGTACCGTCGATCTACTTAAAGTGAAAGTATTCGTCCAGGTTGATTTTCATACCTACCGCctaggtagtagttaataatgtagttcttttcagaactgagaagtctcccaaattcggGAAATCTACTttgcagtagtagaatataaatttataaagaTTGATAACTTctctaaaaaaacacaatctacCCAGCTTCTTGACCATCATTTTCGTAATAAAATTATACGTTCCTctaaaaaattattgtaaattttatttttacacttgaggtctgaggtctcgaaatcaaatttgtggaaaataacttctttctcgaaaactacgtcacttcagagggagctgtttctcacaatgttttatactgtcaacctctccccattactcgtaattaagaaaggttttatgataataattattttgagtaattaccaatagtgtccactgcctttaagttgatggctaaaaacattaaaatcactGCTTTGTTTACACTTCCAGGGGCAGAGAGTAAGGTTCCAGTGGGTATGCTTGAGGTTAAGCTAGAACTCCTTCCAGCACCAGGGCAACAAATCACAGAAGAGGTCATTAGTACGCAGGTATAGTtgacctttaaaggatttgtttCTGGCCATGATTGTAAGTTTCCTTCGTTTCTGACAGAAAACCCTGGGTGTCGTCTGAACGGGTATGAGCTCTGGTGTgtcttatcagcagagtgtgggttcgtgtCCCAGTCGTTAAGACTCTTAACCATTATTGTTGCGTCCTAAAGGAGGAGTAGCTTTAATTTTGAtactgagtgctttgatacATCCCTAGGGTTGTGATAAAGCCCTACAGAACCCAGTATTATTGTTGGCAATTTCTCATATTATTGCATATAAGCCAGagtcaacagggcccaatttcataaagctgtttagaaGCAGAAAAAAGCTGtttggcaaatttctttgctaaagcAAAAATTAAGTGGGGAACCAGTCAAAACAATGTTAACTTAATGTAGTTTTGATTGGTAACCTGTTTcatttaaagactctggacattattggtaattgtcaaagaccagtcttctcacttggtgtatttcaattggtcgttgaagttgcgagataacaatgagagaaaaaacacccttgtcacaccaagttgtgtgcgtttagatggttgatttcgagacctcaagttctaaatctgaggtctcaaaatcaaattcttagaaaattacttctttctcaaaaactatggcacttcagagggagccgtttctcacaatgttttataccatcaacctctccccattactcgtcaccaaatattggtttaatggtaattgttattttgagtaattaccaatagagtccactgcctttaagcaatacttttctttgcttagcaagtttttgtgcttacaggctttatgaaattgggcacagatcACATGCTTTCCAAGGAGTAACTTTAATTTTTCCAGTAGCTGAAATGGATCATTTCTTCCTGTCTCAGATCAACCTAGAGAGAAGTCGCATATCAGAGCGTGAGCGGCTGTTTCTCGTCTACGCTAAGCAGTGGTGGAGGGAGTTTCTTCAGATCAGGCCGTCCCACCAAAACAGACTGGTCAAGATATTTGCGCAGGTAGGCGTGCCATTAGATCCATACATGACGAAAGCTGtctctgaacaatttgaacaataaagaaataatttttgtaaagGAGCGAGCATCCTCTCATCTGGACCAAGTTTCAAAAGCTGCTTGGCAGATTATTCTGCTCAacaatttctttgctgagctaGAAATGAGTGGGCACTGGTGGCAACTAGTTTAAACCTTATGAAATGTTGGCTGGTAgcatgtttctgctaagcagcattTGTCGGTGCTAAgtagattttgtgcttacaggctttctgAAATTGTACATAATCATTTTTCCCAGatgtattttgttgtatgcAGTTCATTTTAGGATGAACTCAGCACAATTCCacggcacaatttcatagagctgcttatttcGGTCAATTATGTGCTTATTGTTTGAGTTAAAcattcatagcgctgctaaccataagcacacgaaaaggcatgccaACCTTCTGGTGCTTACTGCAGGGAAATGAATGACagcacaatgcaaatccatggtgaacacgCAAATTGGCcgtctcatttcttgcttaacTGCTAACTCCTACATATatttgatttgcggtaacaccgtgtgtgtatcaacttgccaggtagagtttgttctttagtgaactgtcttgctttgttctactaccacggagcaGATGTtagggggttcgggagacttctcagttctgaaaagaactgtcctgctttttaactattaccagggcggatagtatagaaataggctgggattactattttagcttataggatcgtgattaactgtactgccgcggagtcagttcgtaAAATCGgtttcaacgtttcgactagcttgctctagtcatcgtcaggatggtacaccaaatatatattgatacctcaccatgcaatgcctcaaatcctatatgctTACTCCTAAGCAAATTTATTTGTTACAGTAAGCACTTAAACTTGCTTATACTGTTATGAAAATGGCCCCAGGTTGTTTTTATAgtttaaaatctttttaaagtttgccaGAACTAAATGTTCAAGTGTGACCGAAAGGTCATCCAAACTTTTTCCCTGGAATTTTATTATgtgaacaggttttttttttaatcttaaatCCCTGTTTTTTCCCCTCTCCCAATATCCAGGATGAGAATGCTACAAACCGTCCAGTGTGTGCCTTCATCAATCCCCTGAGAGCCGGTCGCCTTCTTGACACCCCGCGCCAAGCTGCTAGATTTGTCAGTGTGATGGGGTATGAACAAGCCTCGGCGGTGGGCGGGGGCCAACCCCGAGAACAGTGGAGCAGCATGCACGCTTTCCTCTGCAAAAATAAAGGGGTAGGCTTgaatgaattttttatttttatttttttttttgctgttgttttttctgtaatttCATCCGCATTGTGTTTGTCAGGTGTTTCAAAACAAGCCCTTCTGGCTTCTGTGAATGCCCTCATATTTGTTTGCTTCCGTATTCATTACAttacatttttcattttgtttttataattattttcttgacctgttcttgactgtctttgacCTTAATAGTTAATTTGTACTTAATAgtacttaatttgtttattattctccttttttttcaccaatatggaaataaatgttgattgaatttaattgaatttaatttaattgaatttaggTTTAATGTGCATATTAGTaggggtggcatggttggcttgagcgtaaagcgctcgcctctcaccaagcaaggtgaccctggttcgattcccaatcagggccatatgtgagttgggtggtgcgttggttctctgctgtgccatgtGGGTTTTCCAGACCtttcggttttcctccctcgggtaaaaagtcaaacacttttgatctgtGGCTGTGcaccgtggtcataatgggttgatgtggctggcagcccttgcatgccagcttctcaaacacattgtagccgcgtccttagcaattcagctcttagctgcgagtaaggacgattagcccccaaattgttattattgtcaATAGGCTACTGTTTCAAGGATACAATCATTGCATAGGGTGATGGTCTCTATATGCATTATTCAGTAGTTAGGTTGGGTCATGATTGGAGTGTaagaacatttttattttatgggtttttttctcaGGATTGTGAGGACCATGCTGTGTTACTGTGCAGTTTACTATTGGGATATGGCCTAGATGCTTATGTGTGTGTAGGAACCAAGGCCAAAGGGGCAGCCCATACCTGGGTAGTGACTGTCGGGGTCGATGGACTGGTCACCTTCTGGGAAAGCCTCACTGGCCACAGGTAAGCTTTGcagggttcgaccttaacgcaggtccgttggccaaatgccagtagaaatcgcggcggaccagctgaaacaccttgccaactggtccggctgaccagtcaaaaatatcggcagcggtactacagaactatgaaaattttaaactattttcaggctcgaataaaatgtaaaaacattcactcaaggtttggataaaacgtaataaaaatcactcgaagtgccgctgaacgctggcaaacttccgaTGATCACGcgtacacagcgcaaaatcccatcatgtaACGCAAAGGCTTATAGTCTTtgtattagttcacgtgtggcaGAAAGTGTAAGAAAtactgaacgctagagggcgtttcagaatattcgatagcgtgggaatagacgccctctattggtgaaagtacgcaatagcttacaaaacgagcttcaatcgccttgacagaagaccacaaagcaaaacacattctgtcagcagcatggtcggtcaacggagcagatttccgtgtgggaataagagtctagcgtgtttacgaaaaacgagcgagacggtgaggcttcattcaacaaaaattaccaagctaggatactctggatgagcaaaaaggagtatttaattgtgtttagtaaagttcttccgtcctgattttgggtaattttgttgttatttggggctgttttttttttgcgggcgattggtgggcgatctagtttatctatggttttattggtcacatataatgcgcggttgtttggggttttttgcgagttgatttcaagaaagacttgggttctagaaagcaatcatgtgttaaacaaaggcgcagttgtttttgctgcttttaaaaacgtttttaaatgaaaattttgttcacaaaacagacaccggcaccgaccattccatacacataattgaaaaaaataccgtcAAACTCGTATGCTTCTTCATGGACttttttgatgtctactttttgttggggttttttctggacgaaagtgggaagattttggaaCTTTGGTACGACATGGAGGAATGGGtacgatgtattatgtttatgaatacttattaaaactacaataataggcaatgtttatacatgataaaataacttgagcgatcgcacgtaaccctcccccacagtagatttgaaggcagtacataaaaagttaatgatattttaacagtcggttttaaagtgttttttggggtgtttttatagtaaaaacactatttttttttcttcataaaaaagttcttcttacttAGGAATACTTTTATGTtgagtgcttacaataaaccgtggactaaaaaaaaactacctaaataaagaccattttgctctgacaaataatttgacctgtttttaaattaactttaataacgctattgttattacatttttaaagaaaaaatactctcaaattaattatcctttacgaacacaataacttggtacacataaataaagtatggcttccagtgcagttaagttgacgttgcaaatcatgttgaattttgaaatagtgaaatagcgacgatcgaaaatcgagcagttggtatacaacagaatactattagtttaaaaaaaaaatagcataaaaaattgacggaccagtcaaaaacctggcggaccagtgaaaaatcaagccaactggtcctgctggccagttgaaaaaaaagttaagggcaacccctgtaATTTagggcagtggactctattggtaattactcaaagtaattatcagcataaaacctcacatggtaacgattaatggggagaggttgatagtatgaaacattgtgagaaatggctccttctgaagtgacgtagctttcgagaaaaagtaattttccacaaattttagaatttgaggttttgaaatccagcatctgaatgcacacaacttcgtgtgacaatggtgttttttctttcatagctatctcgcaactccgacgaccaatcgagctcaaattttcacaggtttgttattttatgcatgtttagatacaagtgagaagattggtctttgacaattaccaatagtgtccagtgtctttaagtcatcaAGGTGTAGGTTCAAATCCGGGTCACAACACTTATGTCCTTGAACATGATCCTATACTATAATtgctcttcacccaggggtgtaAATGTCTACCTGGGGGTGTCGAGGCCGATCGGATAAGAGCATTGGACTCATGTTCTGGTGGGTCCTtgggatgtgggttcgaatcccggtcacgacacttgtgaccttgagcaagacacttcaccattggttttctccaccaaggggtaaaatgtgtacctgtgagggcagagatggtttgtGTGAATGCGGTAACTCGCAGCactggctgtatactccccagggagctgagatggtttaaggaacgACTTAAGGCCCAGAGACCAGGGGTTATAATGTTTGAAGCACTTTCAGACGCCCTTCGGTCTGTggtaaagcgctatataaaaaaatattattatttacctgCTAGAGTAGAGGTGGGTATTTCGTTTCAAAAATCCTTTTGGGTGTTACGACAGCCCAGGCTTGTGTACTCCCCTTGGAGCTGAGAAATATTACATGAACCAGAACTTGAACTaggctcttgaaggggcacagcaattttcctctggtgagCATGGTAAGGGGTACTCTTATgaagaaaatgtaaaattgttttggaactttgcaaagggcactgcAGCAAAATCACAGGGCACCGTTGCAAATTCCTGTGGGTGCAGTgggttaattcaaggcctgtgGAAATATTGACCCATCAATCAGGATACCAATGTATTTATGTACAATGCACATTATCAAAGCAAGTTTTATTATTCTCATTATTACCACAGATACATCCACCAGCCAATTAATCCTAACGATCCACCAATAGTTGAACAACCAAGACCACAGTATCCATATCGGACCATTGGTTGTGTCTTTAATCATCAGCGGTTCTTTGCAAACAgtcaggtaaaaaaaaacggCTCAATATTTGgacctgttttttgtttgtttttaagatttTAATGTAAAAAAGTTATATGAAATTTTCGAAAACTTAACTCACAAATTCTgtattgttttccctttttattGTGAACTGTTGCAATTCAGAATGTGGCTGCTTATGACAATTCTGTAATGAACCATTCGAAGGCCCTTTTCTTAGGCTAGTTTGGCTCCGcggttgtttttctaattgcaCGTGCTTTGTGTAcctgctcagggcttcagacgagataaCGAAGCCGATAACTGAAGCCGAGTCAAAagtcaaagccgtggtttcggaAAGAGCCTATATATTTCGTTTTGAACAAGCAGTggtctttttgttttgattgcagCCATCCGATAACGTGGAGGTCTGTCGTTTTGATTTCCATGATGAGTCTCTATGGAAATCAATGAGTGTTGATGCCATTCAGTCAATATGTGCAGCTGGTAGTCAGGTTGGTATAGTTCCTAATGCTCTTTGCTCTAGTACCACTACCATATCCCGTgctctgtttaaaggcactgggcacattTTGCTgatactcaaaatatattttagcataaaagcttacttggtaacgagcaatgaagagctaaGGATAGTACATTGTGACAAACGACTCCCAttacttgaaaataaaattaagttTGTATATTGTAAGAACATAAATTTTCCAGagatgtacgtacatgtacgtcatgAGCTGTTTCTGTTCCACCCGTTTCTGTGTAGCTCTCGGAAATTGTTTTGGTCAGTGAACTTTACTTCAGAAACTTGTTTCCGGTTACGATCATCAAAAAACACACCCTAGCCACTAGGACATTTGCGCCATGTAAGAGCAGAGTATTATTACTAGTTGAAACACTCTTGAGACCTTTGTAGTAATTTCCTATTCCCTCTGCAGGCATCTTGGCCCAGTCAGCCTCCCTTAGTTCCCTCCCCCTTCGATGCAGCTTTACTGAGTAATGAGATTGAGCTAGCACTCAGGAGTCTGGTCTCAGACCATCGGAAGGTGAGTAGTCGCCCCTTTTTATTCCTTTTTGGTGTTTggtgttttgtctttgtattaatttaaaggaacacgttgctttggatcggacgagttggtctttgaaaagcatttgtaaccgtttgttatacatgtaaaatgcatgtatgattagaaagatattttaaaagtagaatataatgatccacacaaaaatgcatgactcgaaattgcatggttttccttttacgtcgtcgactaacacggtcagtcatttatgggagtcaaatttttgactcccattgataaatggccgaccgtgttagttcgcaaagttaaaggaaaaccacgca comes from Asterias amurensis chromosome 3, ASM3211899v1 and encodes:
- the LOC139934976 gene encoding centrosomal protein of 76 kDa-like, yielding MFDTMSLPPEKITELKQIIHIQLNQMDVQTRIRDVLSSSVLDESRGGRPHPPNQGFGEQELVQVLRDQGIIEDVMSQLQFSGAAGMQPAPQSRVAPKHSRPATHFADKQDRVVGVPLKKANIDPTRRYLYLQILSGKAFLEHLQEPEPLPGQTTSTFVLHINFRGQRFRSRPVPCACDPDFREGFLLELHKESGGDAARMLDSTSMLSICDPVHLVLVKTDTSGDTSLVSSHLLQWRTVLSSQDARQTIPVELLGLGAESKVPVGMLEVKLELLPAPGQQITEEVISTQINLERSRISERERLFLVYAKQWWREFLQIRPSHQNRLVKIFAQDENATNRPVCAFINPLRAGRLLDTPRQAARFVSVMGYEQASAVGGGQPREQWSSMHAFLCKNKGDCEDHAVLLCSLLLGYGLDAYVCVGTKAKGAAHTWVVTVGVDGLVTFWESLTGHRYIHQPINPNDPPIVEQPRPQYPYRTIGCVFNHQRFFANSQPSDNVEVCRFDFHDESLWKSMSVDAIQSICAAGSQASWPSQPPLVPSPFDAALLSNEIELALRSLVSDHRKDLGLTCVWDPELSYLLTPALAAYELERSAGMTAGNEEFQQAIRRAVPDGHTFKGFPIQFVHRNARRAFTACLRSQVCEEIISCRGDCVKLAVRVRVFTYPESACAVWIMFACKYKSVL